The sequence below is a genomic window from Gopherus evgoodei ecotype Sinaloan lineage chromosome 9, rGopEvg1_v1.p, whole genome shotgun sequence.
ATGTGGCTGGGGTGGGTTCTGACGCTGGTCAGAGGGCCATACCCCGAGAAGATGCATGCTAGGAACCCAGAGTCCCCAACCCACAAACGGCCTCCCTCCGcccagctcccaggagcagctggcaccctgagctgcagggagaTTGCACGCGGGCAGAGATTTGCAGATCTGTTCTGACTGAGCCCCTCAGGCCCCGGAGCGTGTTGTGCTCTCTGTGGGACGGGCACCCAGCACAATGGTCTCTGACCCCACTTGGGCACCCCCGGTGCCAGCACGAGAGGTGGCCGTGGGGATCTCCAGCAGCATGCCCCATGTGCAGGGAGCTCCGGAGCAGAGGAAGGCTGGGGGCCCGCTCCGAGGGGCGGGGGCAGTGTACAGCCGAGGGGGTCAGGGCTATTGGCACAGCTGCGGGCGCTCGTTTTCCTCCCCGGACGGGTCATTACCTGGCAGACAGCTcccctggggaaggggctggggtgcaTAGGCATCAGGGCAGCACCCGACTAGACATCCCAGTGTGGAAGCAGGCCCTACCATGCTGTGAAGAAGGAGCCTCACCCCATCCTAAGAGGCACCTGCAACCCTGAGGATGCTGGGGGGCACAGATAGGGCCCTCCTGGGGGACACTGGGGCGTATCCAGCTTCTGCATATGCAGGAGCAGCTCTTCACTGGGGGCGAatgtgctgggggtgtgtgtctgCCCCTCCCCATTCGCGCTGGCATCCTGGCACTCACCAGACAGAACTtcgtggggtggagggggggtttACAGGCCCCCCACCTGGGCAGGGGAGCTGAGGGTTcggagctccaggctggctgtGTTTCACCCCTTCTCTTACTGAGCAGGGGGCAGCCTGGGTTTTCCACAGTTAAACCAACCCTGTGGGACTTTCATTAACAATTAACATTGAGCAAATAGCTCCAAAGTCACTTCCCTGCAGAacccctgcctggctcctgcaGGCCACCCGGCCTGGGCCCCGCCTGCTGGtcccctgcctggctcctgcaGGTCGTGTCTTCCCTGGGCTGGGCCCTGCTGGCTGGGCTCCTGAAGGCCAccacttcccagggctgggcccctgtgggctgccccttccctgggctGGGCCCCTACTTGGTTCCCACGGCCACCCCTTCCCTGGGCTCTGCCCAGTCCCCAGGCTGCCCCTTCCCTGGGCCTGGgcccctgcctggctctggcagctgggccccTGCCTGGTTCCCACGGCCAGCCTTCCCCAGCTTGGGCCCTGTCTGGCTCCTGTAGCCGCCCTGTCCCCGGGACTGGGCTCATGCCCGTCTTCCGCGGCTGCCCCTTCCCTaggcctgagcccctgccccacagttgccccttccccaggccctAAGGATTCCACCAGCTGTCCCCTGGCCTGGGGGCTCTGTGCCTGCTCCAgattcctcccctgccccttcctgacCTGCATTCTGCTCTGGGCTCCCATCCCCAGCAGGTCCTGCACCCAAGGCTcacacctcccagccccaccctagagctgtgtgccccctcccccctgcacagacTACTTGGCTGTTTGCGCCTGGTCTGGACTCAGCACGGGATTTTCCAGCAGCCGCTCGTGGCAGGGAGTCCAGACGGACTGGCTAGTTTGGCTGGGACGTGTCGGTCACATGGTATCAGCTAGGTTCCCTGGCTGGCTGAGCACAGAGCTCTGGCGCCTAGAATCCGATTCCTTCCTGCAAAtcttctcagctctgccctgcGCTCCCACTGAGTCCAAGGGTGACCCCAGAGATGACCAGGGGCCCAGTGCAGAGGACAATGCCTGGATGCACTTTGAGGGCGCTTGGGTGCAGGGCTatggggcagcaggagctgggtAGGTGATAaagcccagggatggggctgggggtagcTCTGGGGAGGCTGGATATGGGGCTGCCCATTCTTTGCATTAGTGTGAACCCGGCAGGGCTAGATAGGCTCACACGGACATGAGGGTAACGGGCCCCTTAGAGCTCCCAGGGCAGGATGGTGGATGGCGGGGTCTGCGGCAGAATCATCAGCATCTCTATGTGTCACTTAGGGGACCttgcagggtggggatggggtctgCAGCCCTGAACCCACAGGCAGGACTCCGGTGCCAGGGGTAGtgaagggggtgctgggagccctgCTCAATGACTGCACCGTCTCCATTCCAGGTGTCCCGAGAGCAGCCCTTGACCCCTGACCTCCTGGCTGGATCGCTGGGGCTTTCTGGGGGAACCAGCCAGCTGTGCAGCCGAAAGCAGACACCCTTCCGGGCCCCCAGCTTGCATGCCGTTCACGCTTTGGGGCGCTAAGCTTCCCACAGTCCGTGCTGCGAGAGCCGGTGGGCAGGAGACGCAGACCCAGCGGAAAGTGAGGCTTGCCCGGCTCCTCGCCTGGCTCGTGCAGAGGGAGAGCTGGTGGGGCCAATTCATGGCACGAGTCGTATCGTGCGCCAGCGGGTGAGTGCAGCGAGGTGCCTGCCTCCGAGCTCCCAGCCCGTGTGCAGGACTCCAGCGCTGCGAGCCAAGGAGGAAGCCGggggaagcaggaagccttcccaAGGGCTCACGCTCTGTGACCCAGTGCCTTTCCTCGGAGGTCAGGCAGCACAACAGGAAGCCTTGCTGTGGTCACTCGGCAGCGGGAGCCGTGTGGCGTCACTCAGGgtctctcccagcccctgccttgcgGTCCGGTCCTCATGCCCCGCCAAGAGCCTGGGTGAAAGCTGCCCTAAATGGAAGCCGGATGGGAGCTGGACAGCAGCCGCTGGCCCCGGGGAGGAAGATGCAGTGCAGAGACGGCCAGCTTAGCATGGAGTTGAACCGTGAGTGCTGGGCTGGGCCACTCCCCAAGTCTGGgcatggggagtggggtggagtctCACACCTGGGCAGGGAGAGACAAGGCTccagagggggcagaactggtccctgcagcccagtgtccAGGGCTGTGCCCGTGACTGCAGGGATGAGGCTGCAGCCCGTGCTGTCCTCTCCTGCATGGGGATGTAGGGCTCAGAGCTATTGGCCGGGCCCCTCCCAGACCTGTAACATCAGTGACTGTGCTGTCCCGGGACATCCCAAGTCGCGGAGCACAACCCCCGGGGGCAGGGCTTTAGGAGCATGCCCCGGGGTGCCACAGACTGCCCTCCAGCCCCTGGCTCACACAGAACACCCCATCCCCATGGGCGGATGGGATGGGGCATCTCTCACTGCTTCCCCCACTCCCAGTCCTTCAGGAAAGGGAATCCCCAacctgcctgcccctgcctcaAACAGCCTCAGCACCGAGGGCCAACAGGGGGTAGGCCAGGCCCTGCTGGGCTCACAACCTTGTTACCGTCACACGGACCAGATGTGGGATCAACCCGTTCGTGTGTGTCGGAGACTTTCACGCTGCAGGGCACTGGGGATGGGCAGGTGGGACTGGGGGGGCTGACAGGGAcaggagggcagggctgtgctgatggggagggaggggcaggggccaaGTGGGTCTGGTGGCAGTGAAGGGGCAGTGGCCAGGGAATGACAGGgacggagggggcagggcagggcagggctggtgggggtgctggggacggagaggcagggcagggctagtgggggtgatggggacggaggggcagggcagggctggatgtGGGTGATGGGGacgaggggcagggctggtgggggtgatggggatggaggggcagggcagggctggtgggggtgctggggacggagaggcagggcagggctggtgggggtgatggggacggaggggcagggcagggctggatgtGGGTGATGGGGacgaggggcagggctggtgggggtgatggggatgaggggcagggcagggctggaggggttaTGGGgacggaggggcagggcagggctggaggggttaTGGGgacggaggggcagggcagggctggtggggtgatggggacgaggggcagtgcagggctggatgggggtgatggggacgaggggcagggttggtgggggtgatggggacggaggggcaaggcagggctggtggggtgACGGGGATGGAGGGGCaaggcagggctggtggggtgatggggacggaggggcagggcagggctggtgggggtgatggggacggaggggcagggcagggctggtggggtgACGGGGATGGAGGGGCaaggcagggctggtggggtgatggggacggaggggcagggcagggctggtgggggtgatggggacggaggggcagggcagggctggtgggggtgatggggacggaggggcagggcagggctggatgggggtgatggggacgaggggcagggcaggactagTGGGAGtgatggggatggaggggcagggcagggcagggctggtggggtgatggggacggaggggcagggcagagttgggggggtgaCGGGGACAGAGGGGCAAGGCAGGGCTGGATGGGGGTGATGGGGacgaggggcagggcaggactagTGGGAGtgatggggatggaggggcagggcagggcagggctggtggggtgatggggacggaggggcagggcagagttgggggggtgatggggatggagaggcagggcagagttgggggggtgaCGGGGACAGAGGGGCAAGGCAGGGCTGGATGGGGGTGATGGGGacgaggggcagggcaggactagTGGGAGtgatggggatggaggggcagggcagggcagggctggtggggtgatggggacggaggggcagggcagagttgggggggtgaCGGGGACAGAGGGGCAAGGCAGGGCTGGATGGGGGTGATGGGGacgaggggcagggcaggactagTGGGAGtgatggggatggaggggcagggcagggcagggctggtggggtgatggggacggaggggcagggcagggctggtggggtgatggggacggaggggcagggcagagttgggggggtgatggggatggaggggcagggcagggctggagggagtgATAGGGACGGAGGGGCAAGGCAGGGCTGGTGAGTTGATGGGGacggagggggcagggcaaggcaggGCTGGTGAGGtgatggggatggaggggcagggctggtgggggtgaTGGGGACGGAGGGGCAAGGCAGGGCTGGATGGGAGTGATGGAGACagaggggcagggcggggctggtgggggtgatggggacgaggggcagggctggtggggtgATGGGGACGGAGGGGCAAGGCAGGGCTGGTGAGTTGATGGGgacggagggggcagggcagggcagggctggtgaggtgatggggatggaggggcagggctggtgggggtgatggggatggaggggcaaGGCAGGGCTAGATGGGGGTGATGGAGACagaggggcagggcggggctggtgggggtgatggggacgaggggcagggctggtggggtgatggggacggaggggcagggcagggcagggctgggggagacaaggccccgCATCCccggcttcctgtgattcaccgtaactctcggccagccagtagaACAGAAAGTTTATCAGACGACGAGAACACAGTCCCAAACAGACCTTGTAGGCATAAAGAGGACCCCTTAGTCAGGTCCTTCTGTGGGTCCAGGTCTCTctggcctcccctccattttcccagcggctccaaactgaaactctccagcccctcctctctggcctttgtctctttctggggctggaggtcacctgatctccaAGCCCCCTCCTGATTCTCATGTTACGTGCTCAGGTACCTTCCCTCAAAACCAAGTCTCCCATCCCCGGTGCAGACGGGCCCAGCCAAACTCCCCTGCAATCTTCCCACTCCCTGCTGCATCACAGGCACCCAGCCCGGGGGTGACGGGTGCTGACGGGCAGAGCAGGGCCACTAGAGCAAAGGCCTGGGATGCTGAAAGCAGCTGACTAGCAGGGAGCCTCTCCCAGGGAACTCAAGGGGAGGCACCAGGCTCCTGAGCTCCCAGACTCACTGGCCAAGCGGAGCGAACTCACCCACAGGCCAGAGAATCCCTGTCCCGAGCCCAGGAATCCCGCTGGAACTAGTGTGTCTCTGTTAGAGACCCAGGACTCCGAGTGCGGGGAATCGGCCCCAGCAGAGCGGTGTCGGAGCCGTCCCTGCAGGAAGGGGCACTGCCTCTGGTGGCTGCTGCGGCGGGGCGGGGGTTCCCAGGACACAGTGTACAGAGGACACTGGCATTCCCCGAAATGCTCTGAGCCGTGTGTGACGTAGAGCCTGGCCAGGCCTGCGCCGAGGCCACCGAAGAGAAACCTGCATCCAGAGTCGCTCGCGGTGCAAACACGCATTATCAGTGGGGTGGGAGTGCGATGCACACGGCCAGCAAAGGAAGCCATTTATCCTCCCCTATCACTGCCCCACTTCCTGGGGATGGAGCCCAGCAGGAAACAAGGCCCCATTTCACTTTTGTGGTGGATACGTGCGGTTCTCCTGCCAAGGGGCACTGTCGAGTAGGTTGGGGCCAACGTTTCAGGGTGTAGAACCCCTAATTCTAGGGGGAGCTGGCGGCCTATTGCTCATGGCCTCCCTTTGGGAGATCTTCTTTGCCACACTTTAACCACTCgtgatgaaattttccatgcccaGGGTCTGCCTCCGGCTGAATCTTTggggaaagtttcagctaaaatgattCTGCTGTTAGATTAGAGGAAAGGATGTCATTctacccatgttaaaaaaaatgcctGCAAGCGTTTGGCTGGGAAGCCTTTGCGCCCCCAAGCTTCGGAGTAGGGCTTTGAGATTTTCCAGAGGGCTTGCCCTGGTGGGAGTGATTTGCCTTTTGCTGACCCTGTGAAAACCAACCCCAATTCGGCCacgttataagcctctgaaaaatctctgTTTGCAAAAGAGATTTTGttggagtttggcagctaaattccccaaagattccatctgcGCTGAGCACGCTCCAACCCGGGCAACTCCTACGCagtgcccaggctgcagccagacGCCACCCCCAGAGGGCAAATGAGCATGGCCGCCCTCCGCTGGCCCttccctgcaattgctgctcTGCAATCAGTGgccgctagggtgaccagatgtcctgattttatagggacaatcccaatacttggggctttgttttatataggtgcctattacttcccaccccatcccgatttttcacatttgctggctGATCACCCTAGCGGCTGCTATGGCATCTAAGCctgtggcctgctaaacccagggttatgagctcaatccttgagggggccatttagggatctggggcaaaaatctgtctggagattggtcctgctttgagcaggggttggactagaacctcctgaggtcccttccaaccctgatattctaaggaGATGCTCTCGGTGCGGCACTGCTGGGGCCCAGGCGGCAGGGGAACTGGCCAGGAAACTGGACAGATGCAGAGGAGAGAGgattgggggtgcagggagactggctgtAGAAGGGGGCAGAGAAGCTGTTCGAGAGGGGACAGGCAAGGAGTGCGGGACAGAgagtggctgtgtgtgtggggatataGACAGATGGTGGCAGAGAGCCTGCAGCGGGTATATGCTGGGTGGACTGTTAAATAAGTGGTTGtaaccactagatcacactcCCCTCTGGAATTGATCCCAGAAGTCTTGcgtctctccattcctctgttgtCAGCAAGCAGCTGTGACGCCCGCAGTGCACAGGCACAAGGAGGCCAAGGGAAGGCCGcagggcttgactttgcaaccgtaATGTCCTTCTAGGCTTTTACCATCGTTTTTTGGCTGTAATATTCACATTTGTTCCGCTATCGTCTCAGCTGGCCTCTGCCTTCCCCTGCCGCATTCCCACACCTGCTGTCTGAGAAACCGAAAGTGAAACAGCGCAGGGAGAGCAGGGGGACACTGCCCTGCCCAAGCTGAAGCGGCTGCGAGTGGGCGGGAAATAAGCTGGGTACTCTCCAGGAGTTAGCAGTGCAGGGAAGGGCTTTTGTTTGGAAACAGGCTGATTTTCAGCCTGCACCGTCCTTCCAAAGCCCCTTACCAGTATCGGCCATGTGGCCTGGTGAGTAGGGCTCTGGgctaggagacctgggttctggtcCTGCCATGGACCTGCTGCAGGGCCTCGGGCCAGTCacctctcctctctgctctgctcccagtcCTTTGTCTGCTTGGACTGTGAGCTAATCAGGGCAGGGACCGTCTCAGTGTGgttgtacagtgctgagcacagcaGGGCCTCCTTTGGTAGAGGGCTGTAGGTGCCACTCTAGACCAGTTCAACACACCAGTCACCAGCACCAAGGAGCTTTCTGCCTGGAGGTGCCCCAGCCTGTGGTGCAATGCACGGGTTAATCCATCTCAGCGGCCTGCCAGCCCCGTGCCGGGGTCAGACCTTAAAACCGTTTCCCTCTTGCTCGGTTTCTCCTCCTCACCTTTCTGCCGCCCCTTTGCCTGGCAGATCCCCTCCCCAGACCCGACTTCCTTTGGAAAGGAACAGCTTTCCCCAGGACCCAATTCTTCCTGCCTGGCACCGGGGGTCACTGACACCTGTGTAGGTGGGTGTATCGGAGACTTTGTGTTTGATGGCATTTTACAGCCACTGTCTGCAGCCGTGAATGGAGATGGGGGGGCCCACACAGGGGCGGTCAGGCCCAGCCCCTCCTTTGCCCTGGTCTTGGCTAGACAGGGGTCAAAGCTGTGTAGACGAGGTGCTGTGGGCTTTAACGTGAGCTAGGCTGGTGGAGTTAAGGTTTAGGCCCCAGTTTGAACGTGAGCAGTTTCACACGTGTTAAAGGCCGAGTGCATGGGCTGCATTAGCCTTTTCACACACATTAGAGACCATGCTCCAGCGCAGGGTAGGAGGgtctggggatggaggagggggtggTCCCACgccccatggggcagggagctAGGCAGGTGCCCAGCAGTGGGCCAGGAGTGACTAGCTCAATTTTGGAGCTCAGCTTGGTTCGACTTAAAGCGCCGGCCTCAGGGCTGACAAGTGAATCAGTGTCTTGCCGGCAGGTCGTGGGTGGGGTGATGGGGAGCCCACAGGCTCCAGGGAGGGGGCACGGAAAACAGGAGAGGGCAACTGAGGCAGGGCCAGCAAGTAGTCAGGTAAGAGCCTCAGGGGACTAGAGCCGTGACAATAGGCCTGTGCTAGCCCTGGAGAACAGCCCGCTGGGTGTGAGATGGGGGGACGGCTCTCCTTGGgcaggatgggggtaggggagaaggCGAGCTCCGGGATATTCTTGAGCTTTTCTCCCTGAAGCGCTGGGCTCTGCCCTCAGGGAAGTCTGGCCCATGCTGTCTTTCCCTGTGGCTGCTCTCAGGgctgctgctcctcacagcctTCCTCCTCCACATCAAGCTGTCCAGGCTGAGCCCGGCCCGGCTGGTCTGCGACAACCGGCTGATCCAGAAATACATCAGCGAAGCCAAGGACATGGAGAAGAGAGTGGTAAGGAGACACGCTCCAGCCCGGCTAACcaggagctcccccacagccagttcctgccctgccccctgcagcaccccctgctgggagaggctgggactggaatagctgggagctcccccacagccagctcctgccctgccccgccccgccccctgcagcaccccctgctgcaagaggctgggactggaatagctgggagctcccccacagccagctcctgccctgccccctgcaacaccccctgctgggagagactgggactggaatagctgggagctccccacagccagctcctgccctgccccttacagtgccccctgctgggagaggctgggactggaatagctgggagctcccccataGCCAgtgtctgccctgccccctgctgggagaggctgggatcaCACAAGCTGCAGAGTAAGGAAGGCAGGGAAATATCTTGCCTGGCCATCTGTGAGGCACAGCCCCAGCGCTGCCTCCGCTCCTCCTAACGGAGCCTGAGCTAATTCCTTCTCTTGCCCCTAGAGCCGGCCTCACGGCTGGGCTCTCCTGGGCCTGTCGGTGGCTCACTCAGTGCTTTCCACCTCCTCTCCCCGTAGAGCCAGTGCCAGGAGCTCCCCTTGCTAACCCAGCCCCTTCCTCTGCCCATGGTGGACTTCAGCCTCCGGGAATGGAAAACGAAGCCAGTGAGTGAGGCCGGGGGCCCCTGAGAACaagtgtggagggggggagcatctctagcagctgcagccctggagttccaGCTCTTCCCTGGCCACAAGGAGAAGATGATCACTCAGCCCATCTTAGAGGGGGCAGCAGACACAGAGAGGAGTCCCTGAGGGGAGGGGGATATTTGTCCCTTCGTTGGCTGCTGCCcatgggctcagcagggggcagtccTGCTCCCTCGGGATCCCCCTGGCAGGCTCCCTCGCCCCATGCTGGTGGGGTGACGCCAGCATCCACGTTCCCATCATGCTGCCGGGTTAGGAGACCCCTTAGTCCCTGCAGCACTGGGATCAGGCACTCACCGCCCCCCTTCTCTGTCCCCGTCAGAATGAGACGAAAAGGCAGGAGATCCTCTGGGACCTGGCACTGCTGGTGGATGCGGTGACCGCTGCGCAGGGCCACGTGAGGCAGGAGTGTGCAGCTGCCCTCCTGGGGCAGCTCTACAAGAAAGCCAactccttcctcctgctcctgAAGACCTTCAGCTGGCAGGTGAGACCCCTTCTGCCCAGTCCAGCCCAGCCTTGCCCCAGCCCCTCTATCCccatcagccctgccccagcccagcagggtgAAGCGCTCGCCTTGCTCCTCTCTAAGCCTGAAGGCCCAGCTGCAGATTTGGCCCCGGGTGGCGATGGTGACACCGGAGAGGATTGCTCAGGGCGGGTGAAGCACTGTGTTTGAGGGCCCATTCTCTGTCTTGGGACAGGTCAGTGCCTGGCAGCCGGACCGCGCCTCCCGGACAACCCTGCAGAGCCACCCCAGTGTGATATTTCTGGTATACCGGCAGCTCGTGCAAGGCAAACTGCGCTTCCTCTTCCATGACCTGGCAAAGGATTTCTGCCAGGAAGGAAGCCGGGGGGTGCCAGAGCCCCCAAGCACCCCATGTCCCCAGCTGCCTCAAGGGGACAGTGAAAGCCCTGCCTGCTGATGGGGGTGTCCACCAGACCACAGATGGAGACCGAGTGGGAAGGAAGCAGATCCTGGCCCCTCACTCTccagagatgggggggggggaagagcaggaCAGAGAGAGCGGTGCTGGAGCAGAGGAGAGGTCACGCCCAAGGACATTAACAGCTGGCAGAGGACGAGAAAGGGGGCTCCTTCAGCCCTAGAGAGGCCCCCTACTGATGGGTCAGTGAATGTCGACCCACAGCAAAGACTTGAGAGCTGAGCAAAAAGGGGCTTGGCCCCGAGACTGGGCAGGGCCAGAGGATGCGGTTCTCAGCTTTGCACATGCCAGGAAAGGGAGAGGACTCTGCCCTCTGAGGAGGGGCTCCTGTGGGTGCACGGCGAGGCAGGACTCATTGGCATAGGCCTCTGAATCCAGTCAGCACACATGCAACACACGCGGACTCGTCCCCACCACAGGCCACGTGTGAGAGAACTCACTGCCCATCCACCAGCCGTCTGCAGCCGACCACTGCGTACTCCAGGGGTGGGGGACTCGCTGTGCCAGGGGATCAGCTGGCAGAAAGCAGCTGTGGACTTACGCACTTGCGGGTACATGACCCTGCGGCCCCAAGGCTCATGCCCCCAGGTCTCCATGCATCATCCCAGCCCAGAGGGTAATGCTGCACTTGCAGTTTATCGCGACTGCAGAAGTGGAAAGGAGACGGATTCGGGCTGCTTGCTAGAGttaaggagcagggagggggtgggtgtCTTTTACCGGGAAAACGTCTTACGATTAAAGAGCTTATTTTTCTAAAGAGCCCCGGGATCTCGCTTAGCAGGGGGCAAAGCTCAGCTGAACAGAATAGGGATAGTGGGGGGGCACAGGCCTGCTCGCTGGAGGCCCATGCACGGGGGGGCACCAGCCTTTTTATTCTGGGGACTTCAGTGAGAAACAGACTCTCTTCCACCCACCTCCCTGTCCCGCTCAGGGGAGTGTGTGGGGCGGTGTTGGGGGCAGTGCTCCACCCTCCCCTGAGAATTAGGTAGCGAGCGCCCTCCTGTGGCCAGTTCAGGAACAGCTGGCAGACAGGTGCCTGTCCCAGAAACAGAGCGAGCTCTGGCTCCCACCCCTTCTCCTAGCCTGGCCCCTTCCAAGGCTAGCACCTCTCGCAGGCATCTCCCctctcacccctcccctgcagcaatTTCTAGGCTGAATTAAATGGGAGGAGGCAGCATTAaggagactaaggccatgtctacgctagtCGACAGGTCTCCTTGGGCACTGGTGTTTCAGGGCCCTTCACACCTTTGATCGTGGTGGAGTTTTCACTAAGGAAGCTCCAGGCGGCAGAGAGGAATCTAAGGGCCAGGATTCAGCCCCCGAATGAAACCAGCGAGCCTGAGTATGCTCAACAGAGCTGTGTTTGCTGACCCCGACTCTGCGTCTGGCTTTCAGGCCTTCCCTCCACCCGGAAGGGCACAAGCTCCTGGGCTGGCGGAGCTTGTCCCAGTCCCCCATACAAAAAACTATTGGCAAAAGGCTGTTTTTGCCGGTGCCGAGGACCTTTATTGCCATAGCTGCATTGGCCAAACTCTACCTGTGGCTGGTCACTAAGGCCCACCCCATGTGTTGGAAGACTTGGAGCACACGTTCTCCaacagggggcgctctccccttttTAGTGCGGCTGGACAAGCAGCGGGCCCCAAAACTTTGCACAGTCGTAACCCAGGGTGACGGTCTGGATATAGCCAGCAATGACCGGCGTGGGTAATGGAGGACAGCAGCAGAGTCAACTCAGAGACAGAACCAAGTGTCTCTAGCCCTTAGAGTCACAAAGGAAACCTTCCAGTGTAACTAGTGCAGCGAGGCCTGAAACACGTGACCGACGCAGTCCTGCCTGCGCACCAACAAGCCATTGTGCGGAAAGGCGTGAACTCGTCTTAAACACCAGTGGTTTTAGCTGCGTCACTATGTTACGGTCTCACACTTGCTAGCGTGATCTAAGCAGAGACAAATCCGAAGCACCCACTTTAGTAAAGAACCAGGTGGGGCTGGCTCAGTAACGGCTCCCTGTCCTGCTCCCAGCCACCAGAGAGGCCACAAAACACAAGGCCTGCTGGAAATGGTGCAGGCTTTTGCCATGC
It includes:
- the THPO gene encoding thrombopoietin isoform X2, giving the protein MWPGLLLLTAFLLHIKLSRLSPARLVCDNRLIQKYISEAKDMEKRVSQCQELPLLTQPLPLPMVDFSLREWKTKPNETKRQEILWDLALLVDAVTAAQGHVRQECAAALLGQLYKKANSFLLLLKTFSWQVSAWQPDRASRTTLQSHPSVIFLVYRQLVQGKLRFLFHDLAKDFCQEGSRGVPEPPSTPCPQLPQGDSESPAC
- the THPO gene encoding thrombopoietin isoform X1 produces the protein MGAGQQPLAPGRKMQCRDGQLSMELNRLLLLTAFLLHIKLSRLSPARLVCDNRLIQKYISEAKDMEKRVSQCQELPLLTQPLPLPMVDFSLREWKTKPNETKRQEILWDLALLVDAVTAAQGHVRQECAAALLGQLYKKANSFLLLLKTFSWQVSAWQPDRASRTTLQSHPSVIFLVYRQLVQGKLRFLFHDLAKDFCQEGSRGVPEPPSTPCPQLPQGDSESPAC